The following are encoded in a window of Novosphingobium sp. ZN18A2 genomic DNA:
- a CDS encoding DsrE/DsrF/DrsH-like family protein, producing the protein MTIIVTKGTLDWAYPPFILATTAAAMDVNVTMFFTFYGLGLLKKDLDLTVNPLGNTAMEMPMMGGHMKMPNIIGMLPGMTGLATGMMKDMIKKKGVASIEDLREAAQLSDVNLIACQMTMDLFEYKNSDMIDDIEYAGAATYMERALTSDINLYI; encoded by the coding sequence ATGACGATTATCGTCACGAAGGGCACGCTCGACTGGGCGTATCCACCGTTCATTCTTGCCACCACCGCCGCGGCGATGGACGTGAACGTGACCATGTTCTTCACGTTCTACGGGCTGGGCCTGCTCAAGAAGGATCTCGACCTCACCGTCAATCCTCTGGGCAACACGGCGATGGAAATGCCCATGATGGGCGGCCACATGAAGATGCCCAACATCATCGGCATGCTGCCGGGGATGACCGGTCTTGCAACCGGCATGATGAAGGACATGATCAAGAAGAAAGGTGTCGCCTCTATCGAGGATCTGCGCGAAGCGGCGCAGCTTTCCGACGTGAACCTGATCGCCTGCCAGATGACCATGGACCTGTTCGAATACAAGAACTCCGACATGATCGACGACATCGAGTACGCGGGGGCAGCGACCTATATGGAACGAGCGCTGACCTCGGACATCAACCTTTATATCTGA
- a CDS encoding DsrE/DsrF/DrsH-like family protein, producing the protein MAEKLIIVMANTDPRNGEELGAPIFQATVAAAMEYEVDVICTATSGRLMKKGVAESLVVKPGSPKTVYDFIKDAHDAGAKFYCCSPNLDLFDMTEDDLIPECEGIVGGAYLIEEVMEGDTKVMTY; encoded by the coding sequence ATGGCGGAAAAGCTGATCATCGTCATGGCCAATACCGACCCGCGCAACGGCGAGGAGCTGGGCGCGCCGATCTTCCAGGCCACCGTCGCCGCGGCGATGGAATACGAAGTCGATGTGATCTGCACCGCCACGTCCGGTCGCCTGATGAAGAAGGGTGTTGCGGAAAGCCTGGTGGTAAAGCCCGGCTCTCCCAAGACCGTGTACGACTTCATCAAGGACGCGCACGACGCGGGCGCCAAGTTCTATTGCTGTTCGCCCAACCTCGACCTGTTCGACATGACCGAGGATGACCTCATCCCCGAATGCGAAGGCATCGTGGGCGGTGCCTACCTGATCGAAGAGGTCATGGAAGGCGATACCAAGGTCATGACCTACTGA
- a CDS encoding lipoate--protein ligase family protein — protein MTRPFRLIDTGLREGRANIAMDQAIISLRQQGAIGDTVRFIHFQPSALVGRHQDLSLELNLDYCAQHGIGTVRRMTGGGALYLDPQQLGWAITCDRSVFSGCDLGEITRRICEAAAAGLSKLGIDARYRPRNDIEVDGRKISGTGGFFDGNVLMFQGTVLVDLDPATIGQVLNIPKAKLAKRDLDDAASRVTTLAALLGEAPSLQAVQDAIAAGLAENLGLDLTAESVSEAEEAEARAAFDEEIGTDDFVAEIDGASREAGMRVGHHIGAGGIVSAHLRLEGAGNDRVREILFTGDYFVAPTRIVFDLESSLRRVTLDGLADAIRAYFATLPPGGLLSIGADDFIAAAEAARAAQPVPADA, from the coding sequence ATGACCCGCCCGTTCCGCCTGATCGACACCGGCCTGCGCGAAGGCCGGGCGAACATCGCCATGGACCAGGCGATCATTTCGCTGCGCCAGCAGGGAGCGATCGGGGATACCGTGCGCTTCATCCATTTCCAGCCTAGCGCGCTGGTGGGGCGGCATCAGGACCTGAGCCTGGAACTGAACCTCGATTATTGTGCGCAGCACGGCATCGGCACGGTGCGGCGAATGACCGGGGGCGGTGCGCTCTACCTCGATCCGCAGCAGCTAGGCTGGGCGATCACCTGCGACCGGTCGGTCTTTTCCGGTTGCGATCTTGGCGAGATCACCAGACGCATCTGCGAGGCTGCCGCCGCGGGCCTTTCGAAGCTGGGCATCGACGCCCGCTATCGCCCGCGTAACGACATAGAGGTGGACGGACGCAAGATCAGCGGCACGGGCGGCTTCTTCGACGGGAACGTGCTGATGTTCCAGGGCACGGTGCTGGTCGACCTCGATCCGGCGACGATCGGGCAGGTGCTCAACATTCCCAAGGCCAAGCTCGCCAAGCGCGACCTTGACGATGCGGCAAGCCGCGTCACCACGCTTGCCGCGTTGCTGGGCGAAGCGCCGTCGCTTCAGGCGGTGCAGGACGCCATCGCGGCGGGGCTGGCCGAAAACCTTGGGCTGGACCTGACCGCCGAATCCGTTTCCGAAGCCGAAGAAGCAGAAGCGCGGGCCGCTTTCGACGAGGAAATCGGCACTGACGATTTCGTTGCCGAGATTGACGGCGCGAGCCGCGAAGCCGGGATGCGCGTGGGCCATCACATCGGCGCGGGCGGCATCGTCAGCGCGCACTTGCGGCTTGAAGGCGCGGGGAATGACCGCGTGCGTGAAATCCTGTTCACCGGGGACTATTTCGTGGCCCCGACGCGCATCGTGTTCGATCTTGAATCGAGCCTTCGCCGCGTGACGCTGGACGGCCTTGCCGACGCGATCCGGGCCTATTTCGCCACGCTTCCGCCCGGCGGCCTGCTTTCCATCGGCGCAGACGATTTCATTGCGGCCGCCGAAGCCGCGCGCGCCGCACAGCCGGTTCCCGCCGACGCATGA
- a CDS encoding heterodisulfide reductase-related iron-sulfur binding cluster, with protein sequence MTNGTGGERFTGHGAEWRDSNLNAADAQVATAWVEQRINKRAMLTTKQRVDDVRDQMWQLEKEGEIVVHRVNDGNQPVMAKTLYGWDKKIPTNRLWHHKSCGQCGNIPGYPTSLLWMMNQFDLEYLDETDQTSCTAWNYHGSGIGNLESLAAVFLRNFHQAYVAAKAEGKPEGYYYPLVHCGTSFGNYKEVRGYLLSSATLREKVKKILGKLGRLVDGKLLIPEEIVHYSEWVHVMRKRIAERQVIDASNIRATIHPACHVYKMVPQDVIYDEEVLEGDRVAVSTGVVEALGAQAIDYSTWYDCCGFGFRHIISEREFTRSFAIDRKIKVAIEEAKSDVMIGHDTGCITTLDKNQWIGKAEGKDYELPVLADIQFAALLCGAHPYKIVQSHWHASATEKLFEKLGIDWEAKKAEFEKYLEQIQAGGERETLYDPRRMITGGPGYKPVHQIEG encoded by the coding sequence ATGACCAACGGAACCGGCGGAGAACGTTTTACCGGCCACGGCGCCGAATGGCGCGACAGCAACCTGAACGCAGCCGATGCGCAGGTTGCGACCGCGTGGGTCGAACAGCGCATCAACAAGCGCGCCATGCTGACCACCAAGCAGCGCGTCGATGACGTGCGAGACCAGATGTGGCAGCTTGAAAAGGAAGGCGAAATCGTCGTCCATCGCGTGAATGACGGCAACCAGCCGGTCATGGCGAAGACGCTTTACGGGTGGGACAAGAAGATCCCGACCAACCGGTTGTGGCACCACAAGAGCTGCGGCCAGTGCGGCAACATCCCCGGCTATCCCACGTCGCTGCTGTGGATGATGAACCAGTTCGATCTGGAGTATCTGGACGAGACGGACCAGACCAGCTGCACCGCGTGGAATTATCACGGATCGGGCATCGGCAACCTTGAAAGCCTTGCCGCGGTATTCCTGCGCAATTTCCACCAGGCCTATGTGGCCGCGAAGGCGGAAGGCAAGCCGGAAGGCTATTACTATCCGCTGGTCCACTGCGGCACCTCGTTCGGCAACTACAAGGAAGTGCGCGGCTACCTGCTCAGCTCTGCCACGTTGCGCGAGAAGGTGAAGAAGATCCTCGGCAAGCTGGGCCGCCTTGTCGACGGCAAGCTGCTGATCCCCGAAGAGATCGTCCACTATTCGGAATGGGTGCACGTGATGCGCAAGCGCATTGCAGAGCGCCAGGTGATCGACGCGTCGAACATCCGGGCGACCATCCACCCCGCCTGCCACGTGTACAAGATGGTGCCGCAGGACGTGATCTATGACGAGGAAGTGCTGGAAGGGGATCGCGTGGCGGTTTCCACCGGCGTCGTTGAGGCGCTGGGCGCGCAGGCGATCGACTATTCGACGTGGTACGATTGCTGCGGCTTCGGCTTCCGCCACATCATTTCCGAACGTGAGTTCACCCGCAGCTTCGCCATCGACCGCAAGATCAAGGTCGCCATCGAGGAAGCGAAGAGCGACGTGATGATCGGCCACGATACCGGCTGCATCACCACGCTCGACAAGAACCAGTGGATCGGGAAGGCCGAAGGCAAGGATTACGAGCTTCCGGTGCTGGCCGACATCCAGTTCGCGGCGCTGCTGTGCGGTGCGCATCCCTACAAGATCGTCCAGTCGCACTGGCACGCCTCGGCGACCGAAAAGCTGTTCGAAAAGCTGGGCATCGACTGGGAAGCGAAGAAGGCCGAGTTCGAAAAGTATCTCGAGCAGATCCAGGCGGGCGGCGAGCGCGAGACGCTCTACGATCCGCGTCGCATGATTACAGGTGGCCCGGGCTACAAGCCGGTGCACCAGATCGAGGGGTGA
- a CDS encoding 4Fe-4S dicluster domain-containing protein: MHAGTRVQEFIGDPVADNPIVSRDALEEIFADIQADERYDHELNGCLNCGICTATCPAAHYYDFSPREIVQLLWTENLEGIYDAMQEKIWACAQCYTCAARCPFENSPGGLVMLMRETAIKHGMESAKNVLRPFSRVMLKLISTGNQLSPDMINPDGFADWGPNIAKIDAPLKVLRSAIPMPTLNTIKTAWETNLKTSVELYTIWEETGVLDQLETIDENLFDVISDIMDEKREDWEDFLDEQDDD, encoded by the coding sequence ATGCACGCGGGCACACGAGTTCAGGAGTTCATTGGCGATCCGGTCGCCGACAATCCCATTGTATCGCGCGATGCGCTTGAGGAGATCTTCGCCGATATCCAGGCGGATGAGCGTTACGATCACGAGCTGAACGGCTGCCTCAACTGCGGCATCTGCACGGCGACGTGCCCGGCGGCGCACTATTACGATTTCAGCCCGCGCGAGATCGTGCAGCTGCTGTGGACCGAAAATCTCGAAGGCATCTACGATGCGATGCAGGAAAAGATCTGGGCCTGCGCCCAGTGCTATACCTGCGCCGCGCGTTGCCCGTTCGAAAATTCGCCGGGCGGCCTGGTCATGCTGATGCGCGAAACGGCGATCAAGCACGGCATGGAAAGCGCGAAGAACGTGCTTCGCCCGTTCAGCCGCGTGATGCTGAAGCTGATTTCCACGGGCAACCAGCTTTCGCCGGACATGATCAACCCGGACGGTTTCGCCGACTGGGGGCCGAACATCGCGAAGATCGATGCGCCACTGAAGGTGCTGCGCTCGGCCATCCCGATGCCCACGCTCAACACGATCAAGACCGCGTGGGAAACGAACCTCAAGACGTCGGTCGAACTCTATACGATCTGGGAAGAAACCGGCGTTCTCGACCAGCTCGAGACCATCGACGAGAACCTGTTCGACGTGATTTCCGACATCATGGACGAGAAACGCGAGGACTGGGAAGACTTCCTAGACGAGCAGGACGACGACTGA
- a CDS encoding NAD(P)/FAD-dependent oxidoreductase yields MIETCDVAVIGLGPAGSSAAIAAARSGARVMAFDRKREAGVPVQCAEFVPMMLGIESGPVTFTQVQPIDAMESFVENTHDRHNDDFRGRMIDRAAFDRELVRQAEAAGARVSFAEQVESIDRSGVVTLSGGRRIFARVLVGADGPRSRVGAAIGCRNTEVVETRQVSVPLRQSQASTDIYLSADIPGGYAWVFPKGDIANVGLGVDRAFKDRLKPALELLLDQLETEGVIVRDVLSHTGGAIPVGGPVGFAGRLGDVQVLLAGDAAGLTNPITGAGIPAACQSGKMAGEAAARLVRGADDAVTDYYDDIEDLFGASLRRAVDRRDELMARFAQGKPNRNQLRRSWIAYPAYWAADYKDTGETDDELLEA; encoded by the coding sequence ATGATCGAAACCTGCGATGTTGCGGTGATCGGCCTCGGTCCGGCGGGAAGTTCCGCCGCGATCGCGGCCGCGCGTAGCGGCGCGCGGGTCATGGCGTTCGATCGCAAGCGCGAGGCGGGCGTGCCCGTGCAATGCGCGGAATTCGTGCCGATGATGCTGGGCATCGAAAGCGGCCCGGTGACTTTCACCCAGGTCCAGCCGATCGATGCGATGGAAAGCTTTGTCGAGAACACGCACGATCGCCACAACGACGATTTTCGGGGCCGCATGATCGACCGCGCGGCTTTCGACCGGGAACTGGTGCGCCAGGCCGAAGCGGCGGGCGCAAGGGTTTCGTTTGCGGAGCAGGTCGAAAGCATCGACCGATCGGGCGTCGTGACGCTTTCCGGCGGGCGGCGGATATTCGCGCGGGTTCTGGTGGGCGCGGACGGCCCGCGGTCGCGCGTGGGTGCGGCCATCGGCTGCCGGAATACAGAGGTTGTCGAAACGCGGCAGGTTTCCGTCCCGCTTCGGCAATCGCAGGCATCTACCGACATCTATCTGAGCGCAGACATCCCCGGCGGTTATGCCTGGGTATTCCCCAAGGGCGATATCGCCAATGTCGGGCTGGGCGTGGATCGCGCGTTCAAGGACCGGCTGAAACCCGCGCTGGAATTGCTGCTCGACCAGCTTGAGACCGAAGGCGTGATCGTCCGCGATGTGCTGTCCCATACCGGCGGGGCGATACCCGTTGGCGGCCCTGTCGGCTTCGCGGGCAGGCTGGGTGACGTGCAGGTCTTGCTGGCCGGAGACGCCGCGGGGCTGACCAACCCGATTACCGGCGCCGGGATTCCGGCGGCTTGCCAGTCGGGCAAGATGGCGGGCGAAGCCGCAGCGCGTTTGGTGCGTGGCGCCGACGATGCCGTGACGGACTATTACGACGATATCGAAGACCTGTTCGGCGCATCCTTGCGCCGCGCGGTCGACCGGCGCGACGAGCTGATGGCCCGTTTCGCGCAGGGCAAGCCGAACCGCAACCAGCTGCGCCGCAGCTGGATCGCATATCCGGCCTATTGGGCCGCAGACTACAAGGACACTGGGGAGACAGACGATGAGCTGCTTGAAGCCTGA
- a CDS encoding sulfurtransferase TusA family protein → MADDTLDAKGLNCPLPILKAKKALAAMDNGKQLEILATDPGSVKDFEAFCRTTGNKMVEQGQDGNVYRFIIERVA, encoded by the coding sequence ATGGCCGATGACACCCTGGACGCAAAGGGGCTGAACTGCCCGCTTCCCATCCTCAAGGCCAAGAAGGCGCTGGCCGCGATGGACAACGGCAAGCAGCTTGAAATCCTTGCGACCGATCCGGGTTCCGTGAAGGATTTCGAAGCCTTCTGCCGCACCACGGGCAACAAGATGGTCGAACAGGGACAGGACGGAAACGTCTATCGGTTCATCATAGAACGGGTCGCCTGA
- a CDS encoding radical SAM protein has protein sequence MSCLKPEGAMPGASGAEGRDYNAFGAMQPRSPSEAPQDLRNGGRVKATDIRPTGTYLPNNNILTPHMRSPEYVQMSTAAAITLGIMPGKMHRCSCTRCLNLLLTYPEGCRANCAYCGLARHREADRNYADRNFIRVDWPAVPMEQIAETVGRDPENSPFHRMCISMITHPNSDDDTKTVLKTWTDHVDPDAIPISILSNPTTMTRQDVQQLRDMGSDIFTVALDAATPALFDRTRGKGVNSPHKWSKYWEILEDARDIFGPQKFGAHIIVGMGETEAEILHLVQQLVDMGGHSHMFCFFPEQGSLMDHLPATPRDQWRRVQLARYMIDYCGVRVDQMKFDEEGRVADFGLPSGEVDSIIDAGIAFRTSGCPGKFAEDISACDRPYGDSPPSNIASYPFQPQAPDLRLIRKQLNCERPGDPYVEDEELEITAQPAE, from the coding sequence ATGAGCTGCTTGAAGCCTGAAGGCGCAATGCCCGGCGCGAGCGGGGCCGAAGGCCGCGATTACAACGCCTTTGGCGCAATGCAGCCGCGCTCGCCCAGCGAAGCGCCGCAGGACTTGCGCAACGGCGGCCGGGTGAAGGCGACAGACATACGCCCTACCGGCACCTACCTGCCTAACAACAACATCCTGACGCCGCACATGCGCAGTCCGGAATACGTGCAGATGAGCACGGCGGCGGCCATCACATTGGGCATCATGCCAGGCAAGATGCATCGCTGTTCGTGCACCCGTTGCCTGAACCTTTTGCTGACCTATCCCGAAGGGTGCCGCGCCAACTGCGCCTATTGCGGCCTTGCCCGCCACCGCGAGGCGGATCGCAACTATGCCGACCGCAATTTCATCCGCGTCGACTGGCCTGCGGTGCCGATGGAGCAGATTGCCGAGACGGTCGGGCGCGATCCTGAAAATTCGCCGTTCCACCGGATGTGCATATCGATGATAACGCATCCCAATTCGGACGACGATACCAAGACGGTGCTCAAGACCTGGACCGACCATGTCGATCCCGACGCGATCCCGATTTCCATCCTGTCGAACCCCACCACGATGACGCGGCAGGACGTGCAGCAATTGCGCGACATGGGATCGGACATCTTCACCGTCGCGCTGGATGCCGCGACGCCTGCGCTGTTCGATCGCACGCGCGGCAAGGGCGTGAACTCGCCGCATAAGTGGTCGAAATACTGGGAAATCCTTGAAGACGCGCGCGACATCTTCGGGCCGCAGAAGTTCGGCGCGCACATCATCGTGGGCATGGGCGAGACAGAGGCCGAAATCCTGCATCTGGTGCAGCAGCTGGTCGACATGGGCGGGCACAGCCACATGTTCTGTTTCTTCCCCGAGCAGGGCAGCCTGATGGACCACCTGCCGGCCACCCCGCGCGACCAGTGGCGGCGCGTGCAGCTTGCCCGCTACATGATCGATTATTGCGGCGTGCGCGTGGACCAGATGAAGTTCGACGAGGAAGGCCGCGTCGCCGACTTCGGCCTGCCTTCGGGCGAAGTGGATTCGATTATCGACGCCGGCATAGCTTTCCGCACCAGCGGCTGCCCCGGCAAGTTCGCCGAGGATATCTCGGCTTGCGACCGTCCCTATGGTGACAGCCCGCCGTCGAACATCGCCAGCTATCCGTTCCAGCCGCAGGCGCCGGACCTTCGCCTGATCCGCAAGCAGTTGAACTGCGAGCGGCCCGGCGATCCCTATGTCGAGGACGAGGAACTGGAAATCACCGCGCAGCCCGCCGAATGA
- a CDS encoding putative sulfate exporter family transporter: MTSATPGSASPGKRNPAAWGGWLATNYPGVLIAAVGGICSEAISQHYGAPPMLIALLIGLAIHFTYDLEKIRPGINWSARNVLRYGVALLGLKIALADIISIGLSPLLLVIGAMAVTMVTGALGARALGLSREFGALSGGSVSVCGASAAAAVSSVLPQDKESERSLAVVIAVVTLMATIAMIFYPLLVTALNLTPQDMGVILGGTIHDVAQVVAAGNAISPEVGTLATFVKLVRVAMLLPIVMGVFFWLGRGQQQHASGQKVSYIPGFLVAFFVFAALNSAAVVPKELTLWGTTASHYFLVIAITAIGVKTDLKSVLEVGWRPFVLIVIETLVMLAVVLGGVLLMH; the protein is encoded by the coding sequence ATGACGTCCGCCACTCCGGGCAGTGCATCGCCCGGCAAGCGCAACCCGGCCGCATGGGGCGGCTGGCTTGCCACGAATTATCCGGGCGTGCTGATCGCCGCTGTCGGCGGCATCTGTTCAGAAGCGATCAGCCAGCACTATGGCGCGCCGCCGATGCTGATCGCCTTGCTGATCGGGCTTGCCATCCACTTCACCTACGATCTGGAAAAGATCCGGCCCGGCATCAACTGGTCGGCGCGCAATGTCCTGCGTTACGGCGTTGCCCTGCTGGGGCTGAAGATCGCGCTGGCCGATATCATCTCCATCGGCCTTTCGCCGCTGTTGCTGGTGATCGGCGCGATGGCGGTGACGATGGTGACGGGTGCGCTCGGCGCGCGGGCGCTGGGCCTCAGCCGCGAATTCGGGGCGCTTTCGGGCGGTTCGGTATCGGTTTGCGGCGCATCGGCCGCAGCCGCGGTGTCCAGCGTCCTGCCGCAGGACAAGGAAAGCGAACGGTCGCTGGCCGTGGTTATCGCGGTCGTCACGCTAATGGCGACGATCGCGATGATTTTCTATCCCCTGCTGGTCACCGCGCTGAACCTCACCCCGCAGGACATGGGCGTGATCCTTGGCGGCACGATCCACGACGTTGCGCAGGTCGTTGCGGCCGGCAACGCGATCTCGCCCGAAGTCGGAACGCTTGCCACCTTCGTGAAGCTTGTGCGCGTGGCGATGCTGCTGCCGATCGTGATGGGCGTGTTCTTCTGGCTGGGGCGCGGTCAGCAACAGCACGCGTCCGGGCAGAAAGTTTCGTACATTCCGGGATTCCTGGTGGCATTCTTCGTCTTCGCGGCACTCAACAGTGCGGCGGTCGTGCCCAAGGAACTGACGCTGTGGGGCACAACCGCGTCGCACTATTTCCTTGTCATCGCGATCACCGCGATCGGCGTGAAGACCGACCTCAAGAGCGTGCTCGAAGTGGGCTGGCGCCCGTTCGTGCTGATCGTCATCGAAACACTGGTGATGCTCGCCGTCGTGCTTGGCGGCGTGCTGCTGATGCACTGA
- a CDS encoding outer membrane protein transport protein, which produces MVRFKKGAWLFATAAATVLAPAAAHATDGYFLNGISITDKGQAGAGVANPETPLTLGVNPAGIAEIDSQVEIGASLFMPRRQFTGSGDPGFTPSGTVKSGSKYFILPSAAASWKLDDNSAIGVAVFGNGGLNTNYGETPNPACVSPPLPASTGVFCGGGTGVNLIQAFVSVGYARKFGDHLTVGVAPVFGMQIFHAAGLAAFSYDMSGNPLTVDPTKLTNNGNSTSSGFGVRVGALVKITPAIKLGASYQTKMNMSRFKKYAGLFENGGDFDIPSNYTVGLSISPTPMVTFMADYRRINYSDVPAVSNSSLTPAQFGSVGGPGFGWKDTNEYKFGLVVRPSQRLTLRAGMAFNDNPVPSSDATINILAPGVSDQHYTAGLGFATGERSAINLAFVFSPDSTTNGFEVTPAGPNPGHLIQLKMHQYELGIGWSHKF; this is translated from the coding sequence ATGGTTCGATTCAAGAAGGGCGCATGGTTGTTCGCCACGGCCGCGGCGACCGTGCTCGCCCCGGCGGCGGCGCATGCGACGGACGGATATTTCCTCAACGGCATCAGCATAACCGACAAGGGACAGGCCGGTGCAGGCGTCGCCAATCCGGAAACGCCGCTGACGCTTGGCGTGAACCCGGCGGGCATCGCGGAAATCGACAGCCAGGTGGAAATCGGCGCGTCGCTGTTCATGCCGCGCCGCCAATTCACCGGTTCGGGCGATCCCGGCTTCACGCCAAGCGGCACTGTGAAGAGCGGCAGCAAGTACTTCATCTTGCCCAGCGCGGCGGCTTCGTGGAAGCTTGACGACAATTCGGCCATCGGTGTTGCCGTGTTCGGCAATGGCGGGCTCAACACCAATTACGGTGAAACGCCCAACCCGGCCTGTGTCTCTCCACCCCTTCCCGCATCCACCGGCGTATTCTGCGGCGGCGGAACCGGGGTCAACCTGATCCAGGCTTTCGTTTCGGTCGGTTATGCGCGCAAGTTCGGAGATCACCTGACCGTCGGCGTCGCGCCCGTTTTCGGAATGCAGATATTCCACGCCGCCGGCCTCGCCGCGTTTTCATATGACATGAGCGGCAATCCGCTGACCGTCGATCCCACCAAGCTGACCAACAACGGCAACAGCACCTCTTCGGGCTTCGGCGTGCGCGTGGGCGCACTGGTCAAGATCACGCCAGCGATCAAGCTGGGCGCGTCGTACCAGACCAAGATGAACATGAGCCGGTTCAAGAAATATGCCGGCCTGTTCGAAAACGGCGGCGATTTCGACATTCCGTCGAACTACACGGTGGGCCTGTCCATCTCGCCCACGCCGATGGTCACGTTCATGGCCGATTACCGCCGCATCAACTATTCGGATGTCCCGGCGGTTTCGAACTCGTCGCTTACACCCGCGCAGTTCGGTTCTGTCGGCGGCCCCGGCTTCGGCTGGAAGGACACCAACGAATACAAGTTCGGTCTGGTCGTGCGCCCGTCGCAACGGCTGACGCTGCGCGCCGGCATGGCGTTCAACGACAACCCGGTTCCGTCCAGCGACGCGACGATCAACATCCTCGCCCCGGGCGTTTCGGACCAGCACTATACCGCAGGGCTCGGCTTCGCGACGGGTGAGCGCAGCGCGATCAACCTCGCCTTCGTCTTCTCGCCGGATTCGACGACGAACGGATTTGAAGTAACCCCCGCCGGCCCAAATCCGGGCCACCTGATCCAGCTGAAAATGCACCAGTACGAACTGGGCATCGGCTGGTCGCACAAGTTCTGA
- a CDS encoding molybdopterin-dependent oxidoreductase, translating into MDKFDSRLATILSRRRLMGAAGIGGAGLATAPLWAQAMKTIDLRLPGKPSTRPLTSSFPTKGEMVLHRVRGPLLETPFEVYNDGIITPNDRFFVRWHWATEPTAVDVDSFRLKVRGHVDKEIEITLDDLLHKFDRIEYMAVNQCSGNSRGLFQPNVTGGEWGNGAMGNARWTGVRLKDVLDRAGVKSGAVDVRFGGLDDAMVPDAPKFLKSLTVDHARDGEVMIAFAMNGEQLPLLNGFPLRLVVPGWYSTYWMKALNDIEVLDHTDDQFWMAKAYQIPKTPFANIAPGTQDFEKEPINKMVPRSFVTNLKDGQAIKPDAPLALSGIAFGGNTGVAKVEVSTDGGKSWKLATLGKDAGKYSFRRFDATVDAPQGGTLAVSCRCTNSDGVAQPMDMVWNPGGYMQCGVETITLKAGEA; encoded by the coding sequence ATGGACAAATTCGACAGCAGGCTGGCAACCATCCTGTCACGCCGACGCCTTATGGGTGCTGCCGGGATTGGCGGCGCGGGCCTGGCAACTGCACCGCTGTGGGCGCAGGCGATGAAGACCATCGACCTCCGCCTGCCCGGCAAGCCTTCCACGCGGCCGCTGACATCGTCCTTTCCCACGAAGGGAGAAATGGTGCTGCACCGCGTCCGCGGCCCGCTGCTGGAAACGCCGTTCGAGGTTTACAACGACGGAATCATCACGCCGAACGACAGGTTCTTCGTCCGCTGGCACTGGGCCACGGAACCCACTGCCGTCGACGTGGACAGCTTCCGCCTCAAGGTGCGCGGGCACGTGGACAAGGAAATCGAGATCACGCTCGACGATCTGCTGCACAAGTTCGACCGCATCGAATACATGGCGGTCAATCAGTGTTCGGGCAATTCGCGCGGTCTGTTCCAGCCCAATGTGACCGGCGGCGAATGGGGCAATGGCGCGATGGGCAACGCGCGCTGGACCGGCGTACGCCTGAAGGACGTGCTGGACCGGGCCGGTGTGAAATCGGGCGCGGTGGACGTGCGCTTCGGCGGGCTGGACGATGCGATGGTTCCCGATGCCCCCAAGTTCCTGAAATCGCTTACGGTCGACCACGCGCGCGACGGCGAGGTGATGATCGCCTTCGCCATGAACGGAGAGCAGCTTCCCCTGCTAAACGGCTTCCCGCTGCGGCTGGTCGTGCCGGGATGGTATTCGACCTATTGGATGAAGGCGCTGAATGACATCGAAGTGCTGGACCACACCGATGACCAGTTCTGGATGGCCAAGGCATACCAGATTCCAAAGACGCCCTTCGCCAACATCGCGCCCGGAACACAGGATTTTGAGAAAGAGCCCATCAACAAGATGGTCCCGCGCTCGTTCGTGACCAACCTGAAGGACGGCCAGGCGATCAAGCCCGATGCGCCGCTGGCACTGTCCGGCATCGCCTTTGGCGGGAACACCGGCGTGGCCAAGGTGGAAGTTTCGACCGATGGCGGCAAGTCGTGGAAGTTGGCGACGCTTGGCAAGGACGCGGGCAAATACAGCTTCCGGCGCTTCGATGCGACCGTCGATGCACCGCAAGGCGGGACTTTGGCCGTCAGTTGCCGCTGCACCAACAGCGATGGCGTGGCGCAGCCGATGGACATGGTCTGGAACCCGGGCGGCTATATGCAATGCGGGGTCGAAACGATCACGCTGAAGGCGGGAGAAGCGTGA